A stretch of Planococcus citri chromosome 5, ihPlaCitr1.1, whole genome shotgun sequence DNA encodes these proteins:
- the LOC135848708 gene encoding uncharacterized protein LOC135848708: MSAENTILIVSENGDNNKNQIKKDDVFRLHEVNWMVNVTPMSDSHRDHIESRAILQLKTTNKNSPPETTVMDFKLEELSKFFQTLENIQDKLDDLVESNEANKINNSNGNDGNT, from the exons ATGAGCGCCGAAAACACCATATTAATAGTTTCCGAAAATGGCGACAATAACaaaaaccaaatcaaaaaagACGATGTATTCCGC CTTCACGAAGTTAATTGGATGGTAAACGTAACTCCCATGTCGGATTCGCACCGAGACCACATAGAATCCAGAGCTATTCTCCAACTGAAAACTACTAATAAAAATTCTCCACCCGAGACCACCGTGATGGATTTTAAACTAGAAGAACttagtaaatttttccaaacgcTCGAAAATATACAAGATAAATTAGACGATTTGGTCGAATCGAACGAAGCGAATAAAATTAACAATAGTAACGGAAATGATGGAAATACCTAA
- the LOC135848707 gene encoding methionine aminopeptidase 1, with translation MADTAIASRTCETAECNLPAKLQCPTCVKLGIQNSYFCSQACFKGSWKTHKLIHKLIENAETEKNSNDYLSYNPWPYYQFTGKLRPFPQTMRRTVPEKISRPDYAEDPKGIPLLEQKAKTSSQIQVLSDEEIEGMRVACKLGREVLEEVSNMIDVNVTTEEIDRIVHEACVDRECYPSPLNYYQFPKSCCTSVNEVICHGIPDMRPLADGDICNVDITVYHREYHGDLNETFLIGNVSDVAKKLVQTTHECLQKAIEAVQPGEKYREIGNVIQKYAQSKGFSVVRSYCGHGIHKLFHTAPSVPHYAKNKVVGIMKPGHCFTIEPMINQGNWRDDTWPDKWTAVTVDGLLSAQFEETLLVTDTGVEVLTKRIQKNGQPYFYDKL, from the exons ATGGCGGATACAGCGATTGCATCGAGAACTTGCGAAACAGCCGAGTGTAATTTACCAGCCAAGCTGCAGTGTCCAACATGCGTGAAATTAGGTATCCAGAACTCGTACTTCTGCTCTCAG GCATGTTTCAAAGGAAGTTGGAAAACTCATAAGTTGATCCATAAGTTAATAG AAAATGCCGAAACGGAAAAGAATTCAAATGATTACCTTAGTTATAATCCCTGGCCTTATTATCAATTCACTG GTAAATTACGTCCTTTTCCTCAAACAATGAGACGTACGGTACCGGAAAAAATATCTAGGCCAGATTACGCCGAAGATCCCAAAGGTATCCCTTTATTGGAGCAAAAAGCCAAAACATCGTCCCAAATTCAAGTGCTTTCGGATGAAGAAATCGAAGGCATGCGTGTAGCGTGCAAG TTAGGTCGCGAAGTATTGGAAGAAGTTTCTAATATGATCGATGTGAATGTGACTACCGAAGAAATTGATCGAATAGTTCACGAAGCGTGTGTAGATAGAGAGTGCTATCCGTCGCCTTTAAATTATTACCAGTTCCCTAAGTCGTGCTGTACGTCTGTGAATGAAGTCATTTGTCATGGGATTCCAGACATGAGACCGTTAGCTGATGGTGATATTTGTAATG TGGATATTACCGTATATCATCGAGAATATCATGGAGATCTGAATGAAACTTTTTTAATCGGAAACGTCAGCgatgttgccaaaaaattggttcaaactACTCACGAATGTTTACAAAAAGCAATCGAAGCTG TTCAACCGGGCGAAAAATACCGCGAAATAGGTAATGTGATACAAAAATACGCTCAGTCGAAAGGATTCTCGGTAGTGAGGAGTTACTGCGGTCACGGTATCCATAAATTATTTCACACAGCCCCTAGTGTTCCTCATTATGCGA AAAACAAAGTCGTCGGTATCATGAAGCCTGGTCACTGTTTCACCATCGAACCCATGATCAACCAGG GTAATTGGCGTGATGATACCTGGCCCGATAAATGGACCGCTGTTACCGTTGATGGTTTATTATCAGCCCAATTCGAAGAAACTTTATTAGTTACTGATACTGGAGTCGAAGTACTCACCaagagaatacaaaaaaatggccAACCGTATTTTTACGATAAATTATAA